The following are from one region of the Stigmatopora argus isolate UIUO_Sarg chromosome 9, RoL_Sarg_1.0, whole genome shotgun sequence genome:
- the LOC144081987 gene encoding uncharacterized protein LOC144081987 isoform X2: MLEPIPAVSRPEAADILNRWPADLRVQGDGKSGTMYTWLNQDAALPVCPRTLKPLRLQVHVHVQVIFPGCPLEDDAASLNSHHLWSSHQGKTRFNNKNVHVIFPGCPLEDDAASLNSVQTLEGLQVMPHL, translated from the exons atgctggagccaatcccagctgtctccaggccagaggcggcggacatcctgaatcggtggccagccgatcttagggtacaaggagacggaaaatcaggcacaatgtata cgtggttaaatcaagatgcagctcttcccgTGTGCCCCAGGACACTcaaacccttgaggttacag gtccatgtccatgtccaggtgatcttcccaggttgcccacttgaagatgatgcggcgtctctgaactct catcatctttggtcttctcatcaaggtaaaactagatttaacaacaaaaat gtccatgtgatcttcccaggttgcccacttgaagatgatgcggcgtctctgaactct gtccagaCTTTGGAGGGTCTCCAAGTGATGCCTCATCTCTGA
- the LOC144081987 gene encoding uncharacterized protein LOC144081987 isoform X1, with protein sequence MLEPIPAVSRPEAADILNRWPADLRVQGDGKSGTMYTWLNQDAALPVCPRTLKPLRLQVHVHVQVIFPGCPLEDDAASLNSHHLWSSHQGKTRFNNKNVHVIFPGCPLEDDAASLNSHHLWSSHQGPDFGGSPSDASSLNAVF encoded by the exons atgctggagccaatcccagctgtctccaggccagaggcggcggacatcctgaatcggtggccagccgatcttagggtacaaggagacggaaaatcaggcacaatgtata cgtggttaaatcaagatgcagctcttcccgTGTGCCCCAGGACACTcaaacccttgaggttacag gtccatgtccatgtccaggtgatcttcccaggttgcccacttgaagatgatgcggcgtctctgaactct catcatctttggtcttctcatcaaggtaaaactagatttaacaacaaaaat gtccatgtgatcttcccaggttgcccacttgaagatgatgcggcgtctctgaactct catcatctttggtcttctcatcaag gtccagaCTTTGGAGGGTCTCCAAGTGATGCCTCATCTCTGAacgcagtcttctga